A genomic stretch from Sander vitreus isolate 19-12246 chromosome 17, sanVit1, whole genome shotgun sequence includes:
- the dlg5a gene encoding disks large homolog 5a isoform X3, protein MEPKHKELLDQCHQNLLESITDADRLIELLIVSGTLSQLDRFELDQNCSSSAEKVDHLLKMLMNKESDHFLDLCVALEKAYPDLYTALFSNNGGGPVDHSTGSTYSVLSTMPSDSESSSSLSSVGSPVNGEASSPPPAINDNRPSGDNLDTILFQLRQVTRERDELRKRLALASPGTTFDDCRPNSKPSHDYERLKSQCMRAMADLQSLQNQHTKTLKRCEEAVKEADFYHMLHSRILGEQTQLKEEMETLRRDDTQLVREHNHLKQSCEELKRLHSQDQKELADLRLQQQQVMREKGSSEVLNKLYDTAMDKLEGVKKEYDALSKRYSEKVANHNTDLSRLEQAEEENRRLQKQMDALLKQRDSAMHYQQQYSTSIRRFDSVQQELNKSSTQNKELQREMERLQSEVTRYKNLQLKAAKDCEKYKEERDSVFNEYRLIMSERDQVIKELDKLQTELEAAEARLKNTSSERVVASEELEALRQELNSSLVDRDRAICERNELLEKYCHEVKDKAEAQKELSQACKDIEMVREERDVARKERTEAIIQRDQLLREYYQARQKQDSATLDMERANKEIEMLRKQYEAMSQELKEATQEAEVAKCRRDWAFQERDKIVAERESIRTLCDNLRRERDRAVSDLADALRNLDDMRKQKNDALRELKELKEKMESQLEKEARFCQLMAHSSHDSAIDTDSLEWETEVVEFEKNRDDMDLKALGFDIAEGVNDPYLPGDCGIFVTRVDKGSIADGRLRVNDWLLKINDMDLTNKDRKQVVKAFLNGGGLINMVVRRRKSLGGRLLTPVHINLVGHQDSGIGLESGVFVTALVQGSPAAREGSLTVGDRLIAINGIALDNKSVTECEALLRSCRDSLSLSLMKFFPHSTSGQNIFESLRESSEKSNGRIHLSEIHSRNSRNLKHNSSTQTDIFCPDVGTTSTSSISGERRKVRGESDEVYSDISKPFSTGSLHATSLRPASDLGTGRYGPSAFQECCPYTKAPSSLPFDPVSASDCITMETTLEKKHSGGTWPKMMVGGMSVAPDNTSPVTAAAQLSIYKSPKQRKSIFDPDTFKRPETPSSKMEYMAANQIAAVAAAATSHSPQPSKTESLSSSSTPTPTPPTPPTRSDSFKFKHKHQSSSASDCTITSDGKGEAAISIAAGERSERERDRNGNHYFLDGKVLTSRKSCDEDIGRTRGEEPEVKRPRPKSAPALRRRMTPQTITLPSFQSYSNDEHSPEPRDMLRSSPSRSHRHSVGFVPTVYNGTLPPNSVHRGLAPCPAVTAVMRNPVYTVRSHRVHTSNCPSVASQICHQHTHTSPQHQGRLSLDLSQQKRTSDYSESSSSRSSRASHGTNSLPSSARLGSSNNVQYRTERIKIPSTPRYPRSMLGSDRGSLSHSECSSPSLITPPHSPLNLETSSFASSQSQGSISTLPRISVSPLPIGERRKDRPYLEEPRNVIVHKGAEPLGISIVGGENGGIFVSKVTGGSIAHQAGLEYGDQLLEYNGINLRNATEQQARLIIGQQCDTITIMAQYNPHMYQLGIHSRSSSRLEPVSTHSTPQGSGAGTPDNHSTIDTLSEQDEGTLTPSSKQTTPTTSPNNFIRMPSEGSKKVDEPRLVTVRRPGVEVGVTLCGGNLRGVYIESLDEDSPARGPDGLLPGDIILEYNSVNMKNKTAEEVYVEMLKPAETVTFKVQHRPDDFSTLKDVPGDGFYIRALYDRVGEAEGDLSFKKDDILYVDESLPKGSFGTWMAWQLDENAQQIQRGQIPSKYMMDQEFYRRHSVTEMKEDSSKTLSAAARRSFFRRKQKHKRSSSKDSKEMVALDAISTDSIPFLDDCVSLAYQRVQKVECTSPRPVLILGPLTDAVKEMLVKESPGKFCRCLLEVMKASQQAIERGVKDCLFIDYKRRSGHFDVTTVASIKEITDKGCHCLLDIAPHAIERLHSVHIYPIVVFVRYKNAKQIKEQKDPVYLRDKVSQKHSKEQFESAQKIEQEYSKFFTGIVQGGTLPYICTQIMTIVDQEQSKVLWTPLGCP, encoded by the exons ATGGAGCCAAAGCACAAAGAGTTGCTAGACCAGTGCCACCAGAACTTATTAGAGTCCATAACCGATGCGGACCGACTGATTGAGCTGCTGATAGTTTCTGGTACCTTGAGCCAGCTCGATAGGTTTGAACTGGACCAGAACTGTTCATCCAGCGCCGAGAAAGTAGACCACCTTTTGAAGATGCTGATGAACAAGGAGAGCGACCATTTCCTCGACCTGTGTGTGGCCCTGGAGAAGGCATACCCTGACCTGTATACTGCCCTGTTCAGCAACAACGGCGGAGGACCTGTGGACCACTCCACCG GTTCCACATACAGCGTTCTCTCCACTATGCCGTCTGACTCAGAAAGCAGCAGCTCCCTCAGTAGTGTTG GTTCGCCCGTTAACGGTGAAGCATCCTCCCCACCCCCCGCCATTAACGACAACCGGCCATCCGGTGACAACCTGGACACCATCTTGTTCCAGCTCCGCCAGGTGACCAGGGAGAGGGATGAGCTCCGCAAGCGTCTGGCGTTGGCATCGCCCGGGACCACCTTCGATGACTGCAG GCCAAATTCCAAACCCAGTCATGATTATGAGCGTCTCAAAAGTCAGTGCATGAGGGCCATGGCAGATCTGCAGTCTCTCCAGAACCAGCACACCAAAACACTCAAGAGGTGCGAGGAGGCTGTAAAAGAGGCTGACTTCTACCA CATGCTGCACAGCCGCATCTTAGGCGAACAGACCCAGCtgaaggaggagatggagacACTCAGGAGGGATGACACTCAACTTGTCCGAGAGCACAACCACCTAAAACAGAGCTGCGAGGAGCTCAAACGACTGCACAGTCAAGACCAGAAAGAGTTAGCAGACCTCCGGCTGCAGCAACAGCAG GTAATGAGAGAGAAGGGCTCATCAGAGGTGTTAAACAAACTGTATGACACAGCTATGGACAAGCTGGAGGGCGTGAAGAAGGAGTATGACGCCCTGAGCAAGCGCTACAGTGAGAAGGTAGCTAACCACAACACAGACCTGAGCCGCCTTGAgcaggccgaggaggagaacCGAAGGCTGCAGAAGCAGATGGACGCACTGCTCAAACAGCGAGACTCGGCCATGCACTACCAGCAGCAGTACTCCACCTCGATAAGGAG GTTTGATTCAGTGCAGCAGGAACTGAACAAGTCCTCCACTCAGAACAaggagctgcagagagagatggagcgcCTGCAGTCGGAGGTGACACGCTACAAGAACTTGCAGCTGAAGGCTGCCAAGGACTGCGAGAAGTACAAGGAGGAGAGGGACTCTGTGTTCAACGAGTATCGTCTCATCATGAGTGAGAGGGACCAGGTGATCAAGGAGCTGGACAAGTTGCAGACAGAACTGGAGGCAGCCGAGGCCCGACTGAAAAACACCTCTTCAGAGAGAGTGGTTGCCAGTGAAGAGTTGGAGGCACTCCGGCAG GAGTTAAACTCGTCACTGGTGGACCGCGACAGGGCCATCTGCGAGAGGAACGAGCTGCTGGAGAAGTACTGCCACGAGGTGAAGGACAAGGCCGAGGCTCAGAAGGAGCTGAGTCAGGCCTGCAAGGACATCGAGATGGTACGGGAGGAGAGGGACGTGGCCCGCAAAGAGAGGACGGAGGCCATCATTCAAAGGGATCAGTTGCTCCGAGAGTACTATCAGGCCAGACAG AAACAAGACTCGGCCACCCTGGACATGGAACGAGCCAATAAGGAGATTGAGATGCTGAGGAAACAGTATGAGGCCATGTCCCAGGAACTGAAGGAGGCTACACAGGAGGCAGAGGTGGCCAAATGTCGACGGGACTGGGCCTTTCAAGAGAGGGACAAAATAGtggcagagagggagagcataAG GACTCTGTGTGATAACCTACGGCGGGAGAGGGACCGGGCAGTCAGCGATCTGGCCGATGCCCTGCGTAATCTCGACGATATGAGGAAACAGAAGAATGATGCGTTGCGAGAGCTCAAAGAACTAAA AGAGAAGATGGAGAGCCAGCTGGAGAAGGAGGCCCGGTTCTGTCAGCTAATGGCCCACAGCTCTCACGACTCAGCCATCGACACAGACTCCCTGGAGTGGGAGACAGAGGTGGTGGAGTTTGAGAAAAACAGG GACGACATGGATTTAAAGGCACTTGGGTTTGATATCGCTGAGGGGGTAAATGATCCGTATTTACCAGGAGATTGTGGTATATTTGTTACAAGAGTGGACAAAGGAAGTATCGCAGATGGAAGGTTAAG AGTGAATGATTGGTTGTTGAAGATTAATGACATGGACCTGACCAATAAGGACAGGAAGCAGGTGGTGAAGGCCTTCCTTAATGGTGGCGGATTGATCAACATGGTAGTAcgaagaaggaagtctctggGAGGAAGGCTCCTCACTCCTGTCCACATCAACCTCGTGGGACACCAAG ACAGTGGTATTGGTCTGGAGAGCGGTGTGTTTGTCACTGCCCTTGTCCAGGGCAGTCCAGCAGCCAGGGAAGGCTCTCTCACAGTTGGAGACAGACTGATCGCT ATAAATGGCATTGCTCTGGATAACAAATCTGTGACAGAGTGCGAGGCTCTGTTGAGGAGCTGCAGGGACTCTCTTAGCCTCTCTCTCATGAAG TTCTTCCCTCACAGTACGTCAGGCCAGAACATCTTTGAGAGTCTGCGTGAGTCTTCAGAGAAGTCCAATGGGCGCATTCACCTGTCTGAGATTCACTCCCGGAACAGCCGCAACCTGAAACACAACAGCTCGACACAGACTGACATATTCTGCCCTGATGTTGGAACCACCAGCACAAGTAGCATCTCTGGGGAGAGGAGGAAGGTCAGAGGAGAATCTGATGAGGTGTACAGCGACATCAGCAAGCCGTTCTCCACAGGGTCCCTCCATGCTACTAGTCTTCGGCCGGCCTCTGACTTGGGCACTGGCCGCTATGGCCCCAGTGCTTTCCAAGAGTGCTGTCCATACACAAAGGCGCCTTCCTCCTTGCCCTTTGACCCTGTCTCTGCCTCAGACTGCATCACAATGGAGACAACCCTGGAGAAGAAGCACAGTGGAGGCACATGGCCCAAGATGATGGTGGGAGGTATGTCGGTTGCACCAGATAACACCAGTCCAGTCACAGCAGCAGCCCAGCTCTCCATCTACAAATCGCCCAAGCAGAGGAAGTCCATCTTTGACCCAGACACTTTCAAACGCCCCGAAACACCTTCCTCTAAGATGGAGTACAtggcagccaatcagattgCAGCAGTGGCCGCCGCTGCAACTTCCCACTCCCCGCAGCCTTCGAAGACAgagtccctctcctcctcatccaccCCTACCCCAACCCCTCCAACCCCACCCACTCGCAGTGACTCCTTTAAGttcaaacacaaacatcaaagcagctctgcctctgactgCACGATCACCTCAGACGGCAAAGGAGAGGCTGCCATCTCCATTGCGGCGGGAGAGAGAAGCGAGCGAGAAAGAGACAGGAATGGAAACCACTATTTCCTGGACGGCAAGGTCCTCACCTCGAGGAAGTCATGCGATGAGGACATCGGCCGAACCAGAGGGGAGGAGCCAGAGGTGAAGAGGCCGCGCCCCAAATCTGCCCCTGCCCTTCGACGTAGGATGACCCCCCAGACCATCACTCTTCCCTCCTTCCAA AGCTACTCCAACGATGAGCATTCACCAGAGCCCAGGGACATGCTGCGTTCCTCCCCCAGCCGCTCCCATAGGCACAGCGTCGGCTTTGTCCCCACAGTCTACAATGGCACACTACCTCCTA ATTCAGTCCACCGGGGTCTGGCTCCTTGCCCCGCTGTGACAGCCGTGATGAGGAATCCAGTGTACACCGTGCGCAGTCACCGCGTTCATACCAGCAACTGTCCATCTGTCGCCTCCCAGATATGTCACCAGCACACCCACACCAG cCCACAACACCAGGGCCGTCTGAGCCTGGACCTGAGCCAGCAGAAGCGCACAAGTGACTACTCTGAATCCTCATCGTCACGCAGCAGCAGAGCTTCACACGGTACAAACTCACTGCCCTCCAGCGCACGACTCG GTTCTTCCAATAATGTCCAGTACCGCACAGAGAGGATCAAAATCCCTTCCACTCCCCGCTACCCCCGCTCCATGCTGGGGTCAGACAGAG GCTCCCTCTCACACTCTGAGTGTAGCAGTCCCAGTCTCATCACACCTCCGCATTCGCCACTCAATCTGGAGACTTCCTCGTTTGccagcagccaatcacaaggCTCCATTTCCACTTTACCTCGGATCTCAGTCAGCCCTTTGCCAATAGGGGAGCGCAGGAAAGACAG GCCATACTTGGAGGAACCCCGCAATGTAATTGTGCACAAAGGCGCGGAGCCTCTGGGCATCTCCATCGTCGGGGGGGAGAACGGAGGGATCTTTGTTTCTAAAGTTACTGGAGGTAGCATCGCCCACCAGGCAGGATTGGAGTATGGAGACCAATTACTGGAG TATAACGGCATCAACCTGCGGAACGCTACGGAGCAGCAAGCTCGACTCATCATCGGCCAGCAGTGTGACACCATCACCATTATGGCCCAGTACAACCCACACATGTACCAGCTGGGCATCCACTCCCGCTCCAG CTCCCGCTTGGAGCCAGTCAGTACTCACTCGACTCCCCAGGGGAGCGGAGCTGGCACCCCCGACAACCACTCCACCATTGATACACTCAGCGAACAGGACGAGGGCACGCTCACTCCTTCCTCCAAACAGACCACACCCACTACCAGTCCCAACAATTTCATCAG AATGCCGTCTGAGGGCAGCAAGAAGGTGGATGAGCCGAGGCTTGTGACGGTGCGCAGGCCTGGGGTGGAGGTGGGAGTGACACTCTGTGGAGGGAACCTACGGGGCGTTTACATAGAGAGTCTGGATGAGGACAGTCCTGCCAGAGGCCCTGATGGGCTGCTTCCTGGGGACATCATTCTGGAG TACAACTCGGTGAATATGAAGAATAAGACGGCAGAAGAGGTGTATGTCGAAATGCTGAAGCCTGCAGAGACGGTCACATTCAAGGTGCAGCATCGGCCAGATGACTTCAGCACACTCAAAGATGTTCCAGGAGATGGCTTTTATATTAg AGCACTTTACGACCGGGTGGGGGAGGCTGAGGGGGACCTCAGTTTTAAGAAGGATGACATCCTGTACGTGGATGAGTCTTTACCAAAGGGCAGCTTCGGGACATGGATGGCCTGGCAGCTAGATGAGAATGCACAGCAGATCCAGAGGGGGCAGATCCCCAGCAAGTACAT gatgGACCAAGAGTTTTACCGCAGACACAGTGTGACAGAAATGAAGGAAGACTCCAGTAAGACACTCTCTGCAGCGGCCCGCAGATCCTTCTTCAggagaaaacagaaacacaaacgcAGCAGCTCCAAAGACAGCAAAGAGATGGTGGCTCTGGACGCCATCAGCACAGACTCCATTCCCTTCCTTGATG ACTGTGTGAGCCTGGCATACCAGCGGGTCCAGAAGGTGGAGTGCACCTCTCCCCGACCGGTACTCATCCTTGGGCCGCTCACTGACGCCGTCAAGGAGATGCTGGTCAAAGAGTCTCCTGGGAAGTTCTGCAGATGTTTACTGG AGGTGATGAAGGCATCCCAGCAAGCCATCGAGCGGGGCGTCAAAGACTGCCTCTTCATCGACTACAAGCGCAGGAGTGGCCATTTTGACGTGACCACTGTTGCTTCTATAAAGGAAATAACAGATAAG GGCTGTCACTGTTTGCTCGACATTGCCCCGCACGCCATTGAAAGGCTCCACAGCGTTCACATTTATCCAATTGTTGTCTTCGTCCGCTACAAAAATGCAAAGCAGATTAA ggAGCAGAAAGATCCGGTTTATCTGCGGGATAAAGTCTCTCAAAAACATTCCAAGGAGCAATTTGAAAGTGCACAGAAGATAGAGCAAGAGTACAGCAAATTCTTCACAG GTATTGTCCAAGGCGGCACCCTGCCTTACATTTGCACTCAGATCATGACTATAGTTGATCAAGAACAAAGTAAAGTCCTGTGGACTCCACTCGGCTGCCCCTAG